The stretch of DNA ATTTCGTGCTTGAGGTCCCTGGAGAGTAGCTCGCGCACGCCCTGGCCCGGGGGGAGGCCCTCGTAGAGCATCCGCTCGACGACGAAGGTGATGGGCATCTCGACCCCGTGGCGGCGGGCCAGCTCGGCCACGGACCGGGTCGTGGGGACCCCCTCCGCGACCGCCTTCATGGACCCGAGGATGGAGGCGAGGGGCTC from Acidobacteriota bacterium encodes:
- a CDS encoding glycerol-3-phosphate dehydrogenase; translated protein: EPLASILGSMKAVAEGVPTTRSVAELARRHGVEMPITFVVERMLYEGLPPGQGVRELLSRDLKHEMAD